In Salvia miltiorrhiza cultivar Shanhuang (shh) chromosome 4, IMPLAD_Smil_shh, whole genome shotgun sequence, the DNA window agttCAGCTCGAAAAAAGCTTGTTCAAGTTCttttagagaagctcgataaataaacaaaccaaacttgaacttagtagtattcggctcgttagctcgtgaacatgttcgtcaagtgattcaacttgaaaaatataaattattagtagatacaacttatatttatccactaaaattaataataattgtattaaatttctaattaattttatttgtcataagaaaataattaatatatttattagtattttaaataaaataatttgtttttaaaataaaataatcaatattttggatataaatataaatttagaaagttcgtataggctcgattaggctcgtgagcctcaaattATTCGGTAATTAAAGTTCGAGATTCGaatcgatactaaacaaaccaaacttgagcacaccactattcgattcggttcggttcgattacacccctaagTAACCCCTATAGCGTAAAACCCCCCTTAGTCACtatgtgtgcaactaaacccctaaactccgagaaaagggtgcaaattcccccctctgacctaacgtcggctgttcaactttttttttttttaattaactctcatctctctcactcagccctctttctctctcggccACTGCACCTCCGCTAACGGTGGTTGAATCACCAAGTTGTTGGATCATCTTTTATCAGCAACACAAACGATTAatccaattccaattccaatcAAATCGACATTATATAGAAATAGCGAAAATAAGGAGGTTATGATCGTTACACTGTGAGAGGCGTCAAATTTGGCGACGGCGCCGACGCCTTGCCAAACATCACAAACTCGCGAAGCTTCGAGGCGGCTGGCATGCTTCTGCAGCGTGATTTGGGGGCGACCTTCGCGCTGTCTTTTGTTGAAGCAAAGCACAGAGGACTACCGCAAGTTTGAGAGAGAGCAGCCGGTGGTGATGGGGAGCGTGCGCAGTGTTCTTCGTTCGAAATTCGAGCGGTGGAGACAGGCCGATGCTAAGGTTCTATCTTTCGTCCTTTTCAGAGGAGAATCGAGCAGGAGACGGCTCTCCTGTTGGGTGCGGCTACATTGGAGCCATGGATTGGCTGCTTGCCGGCCTTTTAGCAGCGGTGGCGTCGATTTTGCCGTATTTGAGAAAAAGAGGCGAcacctcatcgagaaaagctagggctCGCGATCTGTCACAGGTTGAGAGAAAGAGCATGCGGTGGGTGTCGTTGGCGGTAGGCAGCCGGTTTGCCGAATATCGCGGCGGCGATTTCGGATGgaaggggggaattagggctcgcccttGACGCTGAGCATATGCAGCCGAGAGAGCTCTGGGGTTTAAGGCCCAGGAGAGAAggaaaggggcggcgccctcggCTAGCCTCGCctggcctcgccggagcttgaatcagcggcggcggcgatcagATTTTGGAGGAGGAGGGCTCCCTATTTTTTTGTGCGTGACTTtatgagagaaaagagagatgagatataattaaaaaagaaaagaaaaagagttgACTAACGGCCGTTAACGGCGTTAGGTTAGAGGGGgaaatttgcacccttttctcggagttcaggggtttagttgcacacacagtgagtaagaggggttatacgggctactacttcgggggccaatctgcaccttttcccattcttattttatatcttaagaagtgtacttatgtttgccctcccctatatattcatatatgtgTGTTTGTGAATGTTAATATACTCTATctatttatactatttttatatttaaataatatagttaaattttaaaatttgtatttcgataaaataataacaaatatagcCTAGCAACAATTATCCTATAATAAATGAGTAAGgattataacattttaaatatttttcatgcatTAAGTGGATAAATTAATTCGATCAAATTTGGCCAACAAACAATTAAACTTTCTAACTAAAATAATAAGTGATTTTACCAACAAAAAAAAGGTTAAAGTACAAATTCACCCCTGAAGTCggcacccctagagcgtattaCGCCCCAGACTCAACGTTGGCCCAAATAACTCCCCATAGCCCATATAAATACTACATTTAAGCCCACAACTTAACGGTTTGTTGACGCCGTTTCTTAAAACGACGACTAGTGTGTTCCATCGAGATTCTCGCCCATACCTGCTCGAGATTTGTACTTTAACCCTTTAATACATTTTAAGCCCACAACTTAACGGCAATGAGTTGCTCGAGATTCTCGGGATTTTCCAAATTCCTCGAGAGAGGCGGCGCCGGGGCATATGTCCGGGGGAATGTTCTAGGACAACCTGTTGGAGCTGAAGTCCGCCACCCTCAGGTTCTTGTAGAAGGAAATGGATGCTGGAAATTCAGTTGCCGCTGAGTAGGAAGGTCTCCAGAGATGACAACCTTTCAAGAATGGACGACGCGAAGGAGGCGGGGATCGATCCGGTGATGTTGTTCTTCGAGAGTTTAAGGTCAACGAGGGAGGCACATGTGTTGCCGAGCTCCGGCGAAATCCAGCTGGTGAAGTGGTTGTGTGAGAAGGAGAGCTCGAGCTCCTTAACGGCGTAGGAGAGAAGAGTTGGCATTGATGACGAAGGAGTTGACGGAGAGGTAGGGAGACGAGCATGTCTAGTGAGGAGAATGGGGAGAaggagataaaaaaataaaaataaaaataaagaaataaaaaataataataagaaacgGCGTCAACGGACCGTTAAGTTGTGGGCTTAAATGTAGTATTTATATGGGCTATGGGGAGTTATTTGGGCCAACGTTGAGTTTGGGAAGtaatacgctctaggggtgccAATTTCGGGggtgaatttataatttaacccaaaaacaaataaatttttttattacagTTGGAATTTaggtgaaaaaaataattatgctAGTATTctattattatatagataaaatcAAATTCTAAATTCAAACATTATAAATTGGGTgagaaaatttaatattatacttttaaatccataattaatactccctccatccaccaaagatatgccacaatttcctttttcgcccgtccacaaaaaatatgtcacgtccatttttagtagtagggtccacacaattccactcacatttaaagtgagacCCTTGCTCCACTACCAATTTTACTTACATTTTATTAAAGTTCGTGCCAAAAGTAAAGTGGCATATCTTtgatggacggatggagtattataatattatatattgaaataaattaattagttacacaaactatattaaaattgaatacATCTAATTTGACTACCACATTTTAATATATGCGCCACACATATGTGAATATATACACTTATAAAATGTGTGCTAGTTTTATATCTACATTAATTACctgtaaataaagaaatatgtGAATatctatataaattattaaaagggttaattgcaccaaatatcaccAATTTTGCCCGAAATCcatttttcccataattttaaaaagtttcatttttttttatcacagaTTGATTTAGCTGTTCATTTTTCCCACGATTTTTGCTCTGGTGACCGGAAAGTTGACGTGGCTCTGATGTGGATTTAAATTTACACATAATATTGATGtggaatatatattaatttaaaattactcaaataacaaaatcacacaaaaaaGCTCTAATATCAATTAGAACAAATTCGTTGTCGttgtcttcttcttcaccaaAAATCCGCTGCAAATCCACGCCACCCCTCTTCTCCACACCGCGGCGTTTCCAGTCGCCGCCCCAACTGCTGCACGCTACCCCTCTTCTCCACGCCGCGGCGTCGCCAGTCGCCGCCCCAACCGCTGCACGCCACCCCTCTTCTTCACGTAGCGACGCCGGCCCAACCGCTGCACGCCACCCCTCTAGCAGGTTAGTATTCCcccatttttttgttttctagACACGCTTGTGGGGCTGTGTTATGTTAGTGTAGGTTGTGTTTATGTATTCATTTAGTATGACATAGCTCAAGACATAGCTTTGATAGTGCAGATTGATGAGTGTCAGACATCATAGATGACACAAAGTCCTTCAACTTGGTTCCTAATGATTGCAGAAAATGACTTTGTTATTAAGATAAAAATACGGTTAGCAAAATTGGGAGAGATCATGTCAAGCAAGAGAGTAAATGTAAAATGCaagaaatgataaaattaaGACATGACTttgttattaaaataaaaatacggTTAGCAAAATGTGAAGAATGGATTTATCGGATTCTAGGTGCGTGGGTGGGTGAAGAATGAAAAAAAGCATTTAGTAAGGTAGAGAGGAATTCTGggaagaatgaaaaaaaaaattatggaaaaaataaaattcgggcaaagttcgtgatatttggtgtaataaaaaaaaacgcAACTTTTTCAGTCACCGGAGTGGAACATGTGTGACGTGTGCCGGTGAACCACATCAGCGCCACGTCATCTCCGATCTGAGGGGAGCAAAAAATCGTGGGAAAAATGAACAACTAATTCAAtctgtgataaaaaaaatataattttttaaaattatgaaaaaaatggaATTCGAgcaaagttggtgatatttggtgcaattaacccttattaaaattataattgaaaatcTATTGAATGACACTAAATTAAGttgattaattcatttaaatataaaaattcttTGAACAAATTAATTACACATACATATATGAGTCAATATTAAATGATTAAATTACCGTccctaagattaaaattaaaaaattacccacAAATACATCATCACATGTATActacatattttaaaaaaaaaaatatcacaacAAATCTCCCctatctctctcctctcttttttttgtaTGCACtcactctcctctctctctctctccatgtACACagtctatctctctctctcctctctctttctttctctttctctcgagCTCCTACGCCTGCGTAGGGACGGAGCCAgcgggggctagagccccctcccaaattttgagttttttttttttaattttaaaatatatatagatatatgtttatacctcttataaaataattttattttataaaagagtatttggttattatattctctcatatatacttaatttaaggataattttgttatttaaaactatataatctatgaaatattgtttgttattattactattatacttgtcttttaataaaaaatgcctaatatgtatgaaatgctaaaaaaaattataatgtattgaaactaatttgtaatatatagaaaatatataatctatgaatatgttgtttgttattattattattatgcttgtcttttaataaaaaatgtcttaaatatacggaatgtccaaaaaaaaatttgtgatatattgaaactatattatctatgaaaatattgttcgttattattagtattatgctcgtattttaataaaaaaaataccttaaatatacagaatgccccaaaaaaaattctcaggggctaccgcccccgaaccccgtacaagttcagcccccccgaacttaattcctggctccgtccctgcgcCTGCGCCATGACGATGAATATGTGTTTTTTTACTTAGTATTTAGAATGTAATGAAGGTCACCTgcaatttcaattcaattttttttatatccgTCTTCATAGCTTTGTGTGTGTGCGCCAAATctgacatttttattttttatggtgAACAAAGAAAACTACTTTTGATCGCACAATCTATTCATATCGCTAAAAATCGTGAAAAACAAAAGGAAGGCACGTAACTTGCAAATAATTATTTGGTGTTCATTTGTGAGAAATATTCAAACTCCacttgaaattaatttttgagTTCATTTGTTACGCAGACATTGCTTCTTTAGTGAATTGCTTCTTCGCTGAATTgagttcattttatttttatttttattttttggtttttttttccaAGTGATGATTTGTGAATTTTATTGAAGATATTTGATCGATCGAATGAGAAAGAGATTTTAgataattgattaatgttcttaaattcacaatcagatctatgaattcacaacttaaactcttaaatttacaatcagatctatgaattcacaacttaatgttcttgaattcacaaccacatttatgaattcacaattaaaactagaattcacaaccaattcgATGACTTTATAACTAAATCattaatgttggttgtgaattcgagtttaaaaactcgaattcacaattagttgttttagttgtgaatttgagttttaaaatttgaattcacagcCACTTTGATGAATTCATAACTGAATTgttagtgttagttgtgaattcgagttttaaatatCGAATTCACAAACAACTCTAttactagttgtgaattcaagtagtcgtgaatttgagttttaaagcttgaattcaagactaacaatatttctagttgtgaattcacgctttaaaacttgaattcacgactaacattatTTTCAGTTGTGAAtacaagctttaaaactcgaattcatagCCAAAACTAGatattcaattgtgaattcgagttttaaaacttgaatttataactaaaattagtgctagttgtgaatttgattttataacTAGAATTAACAGCTAAGAATAGACTTGGATGTCATGAATTCAAGTACAGCggacaatttttaaattttttatatgaagGATAAAATGGTAAATAtggccaaattttttttatcttaatggacaatttttaattttactattccaaagtgactattttcaaaatccactctacatatatatatatatatatatatatatatatatatatatatatatgtaattgataattaaattaatcgtTATTAATGGTGATATTGATAAAGTTTTGACACGAAAATTTTGGACATTTAGTTTagcttttatataattatatatataaatatattctccctccgtcccgcgaattTTGAAgcaattcttttcggcacgggaattaagaaaatacttCAATATTTaatgtgttaagtgtgataggtgaaaaagtgaaaagatgaataaagagaaatttttttgtcatataagaaaatgacttaagattcgtggaacggctgaaaaagaaaagtgactcaagattcgtgggacggaagtAGTAGATTTTTTGAGGAAGACCGAGCTTGTAAAAACTACAtcggtcatatatatataaggaaagcCAGATCTCTGTATTACATCAACATAGATTCTCAACCTGTTTGATTAATGAGATACAGTTTCTGGCCTTCCGTAATCATATCGACATCCAAAATTTGGCCTCCGTCTTCAGATAATATAATGCATTCAGCATCAAGCATCCCCAGCTGGTGGGAGGCAGCTTCTATTAGCTCTTCCATGGCGTGAGGAACCCACATCACAACTCCATGTCTTCTTCCTTCTTTAGGATCCCATGGATGAAACGGGAACACAGTGCACTTCTTCTTTGCATGTGTTAGCTCTGCTACAATAATAATCACATTAATCAACCATTTCTCAACATGCCCCTCACATTATCATATATATGTCTACCTGTGACTTCATTGACTCTATCAGGATACTCGGATAATTGGGCCGTCTTCGCCTCTTCCAGAAGTCGGATCATGTTTTTGTTTCCGCAAATTCTCCCTTCATCAATTGGAGTGTTTCCCCATCTGGAAGAGTAAGATAATGGCGATGTTTCGTAATTTTACCAAACAAATTGATGAATGAAGAATGAATCAAACAAGTTGAGTTACCTGTCTTTTGTGAAGACACTGGCTCCTGCTTCCAGAAGCAACTTCCCCATTAAATACAGTCCTTGAGAGGCAGCGACGTGAAGGGGGGTTCGATGATCATAGTCTTTCGAGTTGGGATCGATGCCATTGGATAACAACCTTCTCAGGAAATCTGAATCGCCTCTTGCAACCACTGCGCACAAGTAGCTACCAACATTGTCGATTTTAAGTATGGCCCCTTCTTTAGAAAGAAGTGAAGCAACCTTGTCGTGCCCGTTCTTGATGGCTTCGAGCAAGGGGGTGTTACCAAAATTATCTGTTTAGAGAAACACCAATTTAAGTAAATATGACAGAATCGTGATCTCAATATGGACCCCCGGCCCTGTAGTTACCTTCAGCGTTGATGTCTACACTTTCTTGTATCAAGAACAGAGTGATATCTTCGTATCCTCTTGATGCAGCAAGATGCTGAGTAAAAGATAAACCATTTCATCACTATTTTATGGCATTTCATTTGATGCCGAACCTTGACAGCAGAAAAATGTATATCCAACCATTTACTTCCTAAAATATACATGTTACTGCCTCAAAAACAAGACGAACAGAAAAGAAAGGGAACAAGATTTTATATGTTAGCTTCATTGGTTGACAGCAGAAGCATTTTGAAGTATCACAGATCCAGAAACAGTAAGAACATCGCCATGAGATGCCAGAAACAGTTTAAAAGCATATAGCAAGAAGGTGGGAAGAGGTGAATCAGCAGGAAGTACACAAATGTTAATAGGTAATTGTTCAAACCATACCAGCGCTGTCCTTCCATCATAATCTTTCTTGTTGGGATCTGCTCCAGAACGGATTACGCTTTTAAGTTGATACAGATCACCGTAAAATGCTGCACTATTCACTCTCAAAGCAAGATCAGCCTCTTGTTTACCAATATGGAATGTAATATCCGACTCCAATTGCTTCAGGCGTAGATTAGATTCTTTTCCCTAGTTACAAGAAAGGCAAAGATAAGATTCTTTTCGCTATCATAAGTAGGAAAAGAGACTTCATTTATGCTAAGAGAGGAAGCATAATAGGAGCTTGTAGGCATGTGTCTACAGATGAATTACCTCCAACAAGTTAGTCAAGACTTTCCGGCCATCGTGGAAATATATCTCGAGAATATTGGAGAAAGATTGTTTATCAATACGCAAGAGTCTGCATAGTTCACATACGCGCACAGTATAAGGCTGAGGAATGTTGCAAAGAATGGAAATCTCTCCAAACGAGCTGTTAGGCTCTAGAAGAGACACAGTCTCTTCTAATCCATCAGCCCCTATTCCAACCTCCTCCTGCATGATATGGCACCTATCGATCAATCTCACatccaaaaagggaaataaagatatttgacaaaaataagtataaaaatcataactAAAATATGTTGCATGAGTTGGCAGTTCCAGAAAATATAGGTCCTATTTAAGCTGTTTGCTACTGTGTACTAACTCCTAATAAATCTTAAGACAGGAATTCTGGTTTTTAATTAACGGCTGAAAGCTCATCTGTCTTGCAAAGGTTTAGATAGATCCACTTCCACAAGAACATCCTTGATACAGGCCCTAGATATTTgctaaaatatatctatatgATGTAAACCAGAAGGATTTTGCATGAACAAATAGCCATGCGGCCCATGTCAATTTGGAAATGCTAAGCTCGTGCAAAAGAGTTTGGGAAAAACTCATGTATCACaatataataagataaaagAGTTAGAATGCCGCACCAAGACACCATGACAAACAAAATAGAGCTGATCCACAACATTCCCCTGTTCCATTATGACTTCTCCAGGGAGAAAAAATTCCTCATGGACCCGAGTTACCTACAGAGAGAGAtatatttggaaataatttaGCAGCCTGAACCAAAGAATGAATGATGAACAGTGAACATATATATCATTTGAAGGCAAACCAGAAGGACATATATGGTAAAGAAAAATCACAAGATGGTATTTTACAAACTGTAATGTGTTCTCTCCTAACAGCATTTATTACACTCTTCACATTAATATTCTGGTATCAGAACATTTTTGTTTATGAAAAACTGAACTGATGGACATATATATACCCCACCCGTAATAAGAAAAGAATAGTATTCGACAGTGCATTCAATTATTGAATGAAATTACTTGATGATCAAATGACCAACTTACGATTTGATTGATGAATTCTTGGGAGCAACCTTTGAAAAGGGGAATATTTTCCACATATGACTTATACAGAGTCTGAGATATCTGCAAGAATAAATGACTGCGTCACTGAAAAGGTTCATTTATTCCTTGTGTATAATTACACAAACGAAGAAGTTATCTTTATAACTGGATAAAAATTGTTCGGCATTGAAGATACGACTAAGATAAACAATGGACTGATATACCTCAAGTTCTCAACACAGAGCACTTTAAACAATGAGAAACAGCAGCTAAAGACAGAACTTTGACTGCATAATCAAAATGtgtaaaaaatttaagatagaCCATCAAAACAGATACTGTCACTCAGCATCATGCAAGGATTATAATTCAACAAAGTGCTTGGATCCAACTATAATGCAGAGATCTTCCGCATAGGAGAAATTGAGCACATTTGTTGAACTACGGAGTTTCAAATATGAGGATAGTATAGCCAATCAAATAGGTATTTTAGCAATACAGTGCAGGATCTCAAGGCAAatcacatactccctccgtcccggcttttggtatccaggtgagaacggcacggattttaataaagtgattgatgtgttgtgagtggaacaagggtcccacattttatgtgagagttaaaataattaaagtggagtaggggtcccacctacttttaccaaaaatagaaattgatactaaaatgtgggacgatcaaaaaaggaaaattggatactaaaagctgggacggagggagtagttcaTACCATCATTTTTTTAGAAATTTATGAATTGCAACTGTACATTGCAAAAGTTCATTAAGATAAGCAAAATCCATAGTTAGGCATCAACGAACAAATAATGGAGTTCAGCAGTAAACTTGAGTTAAGCCCATTCAAGTGACTGGTTCCAATAAGATGAAGTAAGAACAAGTATCtgtgtctctctctctcacacacacacgcaatGACACAGTTTTGACCATAAGCTATTATAGTATGGATTGCAATTTTCCAACTCACAGAAGTTGATATGAGCTAGCTATATATACTCTGTACAGAGTTTCCAGATTCTTACCTTGGCACGAATAGACATTGGGATATCTTGTAGAACAGCGGCATCAGTGTAGCTACTTTCATATTGCAAACGCAAGTGCCCTTTTATTTGATTACGTAGTTCCTTTCCAAGTCTGTTTCTGTTCATATATTTGGTAAGATCAGTCATTTTGTCCCTATATCTTACTGTCTTCGATCCTTTCACGATCAGTGCTGTCATGTTACCAATCAAATATGCACCAAGAATCATGTCAAAGGAAACATAGATCATAATGAATATCATTTCTCTCAGATTGACTGCGTGTATATCTCCATAGCCTGTACAAGAGAGAGACAAACAGGATAAATGGAACATTCATATAGATAGTAAGCAGAGTACGAGAAAGACACAATATAGTAATGACAGAGAAACATCTTTTAGGAAAAGCTAACATTTTCTCCAGTATAGCTGAATAAAACAATTTGTCATGCAAAATTGAACTCGCCAACTTTATGAATGAACCAAATATTGGGATAGAGCATTTTCTATGCTTAATGTGAAGTGTAAACAAAGGCTCACCTACAGTTGCCATGGTCACAATGGCAAAATACATTGAAGTAGTGTAACGCGTCCATATATCTATCTCTCTGAACTGTGAATAACTATAGTCACCCAATTTCAAACTCCCAATCCATGTGTAACCTTCCTTCTCTTGAGGGAGCGTAGTGGCTAGGTAGTAGAAGATGCAAGCTGCTGTATGCGTGCAGTAGAGTTCAACAGCGATTAGTTTCACTATCCTTGTGAAAAGATAATTGATTCTGATGTCCTTTTCCATCCTCTGGAAGAAATCTGTAAGTCTGCGAACCCGTATCAACCTGATCCAGAGAAGATACCTCACCTCTTCTTTTTTTCCACAAGCCTATTGGGATGTACATATTATACGCATGTTATCCAAATAAGCAGGTAATGAGATGCAGAAAtgtaaaaagaaaagataaagaGTCAAACCTTGTAGATAATATCCCAAGGCATGCAAGCTAGAAGGTCCggaaaaaaatgagatttaatATACCTGCGTGCAGGAAACCAAACAAAAAAACTTAACACATAATGCAAGAAAGCCCCTTTATTTGTACATGGTGCAATAAATCAACTACAAGGGAAAAGGAAAGAAGTACCGTAGGGCAATTGGATTACGCTTGTAAACCATTTTGTAGGAATGGCTATCCCTGTAAGCCACAAAGAATTGCAAGATAATGTCGAGAAGAAATGCCACCTGGCCAACAATGTCTAAAATGAAGAGGTTCTCTGGCAGTCCCCTGAAGAACCCGAACTCCAATGGAGTAAAGAATGATGAGTATATTGCCCATATTAGTATAAATTTCTCCCATGCCTTGTACCACCTGCATATTTTCTTTGAGAATCAACATTCTGGTAGTGAACAAATGCCTGATCAGTTGGAGAAACTCTGCTTAACTGTTTTAATTGTTTGATGGATGCCCAACCACAGAGGTTACAAGATAAAGTTCTAGACATTTATGATCTCTATAAACGATCAAATGGAAAGTGATAATGCCAATATGCCATATCTACCTTCTTCTTGAAGTTTACACATGCTCCTTGCCAATGCAAGAAAAACACATTTTTGACAACGACTTTGTCATTGGATTTTATCCCAACAAAACAAATGAAATTTGAGGAAAAGTAATATTTCGGATGTATTTTTCCTGTCTGAATAATGGTAAACCGATCAATGCAATGCAGTTGAAGTTCCAtgttctaaaaaaaattgaatgtgtttttttttttgttttttctttttttgtttgaaGTTTTCAGTTTACTATGTTAAGAAGGATAAATATGATACACAGATTAACCTACTATGTTAAGTGGGATAAATATGGTGAGGTAACATATACAATCTCGTTTTTCACTAAATCGTTGCAAGCCGTTACCACACAAAATTTGCACTTATAAGATGCAATGTGAGATTAaaatacacaaaaaaaaaaaaaaaaaaactctgtTTTCCATTCACCAATCCTATAATGAATTAAGGGTTAAAAATGCTTTCTGTATCCACCTTAtgcagtttttgaaaaaatatctCTACCTTTGAGAATGATCAAAAAGACCTCTGAATTATtcttttttccaattatatttaTCGGATCAAGCCTTCCGGAGACTTGCTTtgatgacaaaaaaaaaattaaagaaatcaaAGATCCGACctatttttccatatttatcAGAGGTCGTATGGAACATCCCATGTGATGCATCAATTCAGCATGTCAAATTGTGTATCAAAGAACTGTATAAGGTCCACTGTACAGATATGTGTACAAATTGCAGTTACTTGACAGGCTAAAAATATGGAGTACCATTTATGTACAATATTAATAAGTATCAACAAAAAATAAGAGCTTTGgtaatactccctccttccATCAAAAATAGTcctataattttcaaaaataaaaagggactaatttttgtgaacattccaaaatagtaaaaaatgactactttttgtggacggatgagtAAAATTTAGATATAACCGAACATAAACATATATCTCATTTAAATTATGACAAATAAAAAGATGCTTCCGCCCAAGTTCACTTGTGCATTAGATAACACCTACTACTATTTATAAGAGATGGCTTCCTTGTTCTCCACGATGTCCCAATCGTATCATTTACTATAACAAAAgaattaatagtgttttatattCCTAACTTTTAACATTTTTTacaaaatatttcaaattttcgTAATTACTGTAACTTTTAACGTAATCCATAA includes these proteins:
- the LOC131021903 gene encoding potassium channel SKOR isoform X4, yielding MSRTLSCNLCGWASIKQLKQWYKAWEKFILIWAIYSSFFTPLEFGFFRGLPENLFILDIVGQVAFLLDIILQFFVAYRDSHSYKMVYKRNPIALRYIKSHFFPDLLACMPWDIIYKACGKKEEVRYLLWIRLIRVRRLTDFFQRMEKDIRINYLFTRIVKLIAVELYCTHTAACIFYYLATTLPQEKEGYTWIGSLKLGDYSYSQFREIDIWTRYTTSMYFAIVTMATVGYGDIHAVNLREMIFIMIYVSFDMILGAYLIGNMTALIVKGSKTVRYRDKMTDLTKYMNRNRLGKELRNQIKGHLRLQYESSYTDAAVLQDIPMSIRAKISQTLYKSYVENIPLFKGCSQEFINQIVTRVHEEFFLPGEVIMEQGNVVDQLYFVCHGVLEEVGIGADGLEETVSLLEPNSSFGEISILCNIPQPYTVRVCELCRLLRIDKQSFSNILEIYFHDGRKVLTNLLEGKESNLRLKQLESDITFHIGKQEADLALRVNSAAFYGDLYQLKSVIRSGADPNKKDYDGRTALHLAASRGYEDITLFLIQESVDINAEDNFGNTPLLEAIKNGHDKVASLLSKEGAILKIDNVGSYLCAVVARGDSDFLRRLLSNGIDPNSKDYDHRTPLHVAASQGLYLMGKLLLEAGASVFTKDRWGNTPIDEGRICGNKNMIRLLEEAKTAQLSEYPDRVNEVTELTHAKKKCTVFPFHPWDPKEGRRHGVVMWVPHAMEELIEAASHQLGMLDAECIILSEDGGQILDVDMITEGQKLYLINQTG